The Candidatus Arthromitus sp. SFB-mouse-Japan genome includes a region encoding these proteins:
- a CDS encoding PTS ascorbate transporter subunit IIC encodes MRDILNIIQQILSTPAIFVGLIAMLGLLLQKKDFQSIIKGTIKTILGFLVLNAGASVVQSAIIPFGDLFQLAFGIQGVVPNNEAITSLGLNEFAVETSAIFALGMCANIVMARFSRWKYIFLTGHHSLYMACLIAIILSIAGLTGWQLIVGGALLLGFVMAMFPALMQPIMRKITGDDSLAFGHFGSSCYWLSGQIGKLCNKNNKGRTTEDVKFPKGLSFLRDNMVSIAIVMFFCYIVVAGVANFGHNVEASAIFGESNWILYSIINSITFSGGIYIVLSGVRMLIGEILPAFKGISEKLVPNAKPALDCPTIFPYAPNAVLIGFLSSFVGGIIGLIALAFMGKAGLAVAIILPGAVVHFFCGATAGVCGNATGGLKGCVIGSLIHGIAVTFLSAALLPVLGSLGFANTTFSDADFTVVGILFGNLSRFITGNGLFAIIVVLFVIPIVYNFVARRKNVESN; translated from the coding sequence ATGCGAGATATTTTAAATATTATCCAACAAATTTTATCTACACCTGCAATCTTTGTAGGATTGATAGCGATGCTTGGATTATTACTACAAAAGAAGGATTTTCAATCTATTATCAAAGGAACTATTAAAACAATTTTAGGATTTCTTGTATTGAATGCTGGAGCTTCTGTTGTTCAATCAGCAATCATTCCGTTTGGTGATTTATTTCAATTGGCATTTGGTATACAGGGAGTAGTGCCTAATAATGAGGCTATAACCTCACTTGGATTGAATGAATTTGCAGTTGAAACTTCTGCTATATTTGCATTGGGAATGTGTGCTAATATTGTAATGGCACGATTCTCTAGATGGAAATATATCTTTCTTACAGGACACCATTCATTATATATGGCTTGTTTGATCGCTATCATTTTGTCAATAGCAGGATTAACTGGATGGCAACTCATTGTGGGAGGAGCATTACTTTTAGGATTTGTTATGGCTATGTTCCCTGCATTGATGCAACCAATTATGAGAAAAATTACTGGAGATGATTCTCTTGCTTTTGGTCACTTCGGAAGTAGTTGTTACTGGTTAAGCGGACAAATTGGGAAGTTGTGCAATAAAAATAATAAAGGGCGTACAACTGAAGATGTAAAATTCCCAAAAGGATTATCTTTTCTCAGAGATAATATGGTATCGATTGCTATTGTAATGTTTTTTTGTTATATAGTTGTTGCAGGGGTTGCAAATTTTGGACATAATGTTGAAGCTTCAGCTATTTTTGGCGAAAGTAACTGGATTTTATATTCAATAATAAATTCGATTACGTTCTCTGGAGGTATTTACATTGTATTATCTGGTGTTCGTATGTTGATTGGAGAAATTTTACCTGCTTTTAAAGGTATTTCAGAAAAACTTGTTCCAAATGCAAAGCCTGCATTAGATTGTCCAACAATTTTTCCATATGCACCTAATGCGGTGTTGATTGGATTTTTAAGCTCTTTTGTTGGAGGAATTATTGGGTTAATAGCTTTAGCTTTTATGGGTAAAGCTGGATTAGCAGTAGCAATTATTTTACCTGGGGCAGTAGTTCACTTTTTCTGTGGTGCAACCGCTGGTGTATGTGGAAATGCGACAGGAGGCTTAAAAGGATGTGTTATTGGGTCGTTAATACATGGCATTGCGGTTACATTTTTATCTGCAGCTTTGCTTCCAGTATTAGGATCTCTTGGTTTTGCAAATACAACATTTTCTGATGCAGATTTTACGGTTGTTGGTATCTTGTTTGGTAATCTATCTAGATTTATTACGGGCAATGGATTATTTGCAATAATTGTAGTTTTATTTGTTATACCAATTGTTTATAATTTTGTGGCTAGAAGAAAAAATGTAGAATCAAATTAA
- a CDS encoding TetR/AcrR family transcriptional regulator has translation MNTVVTSKEDILKASRELIRKQVCSVINIRSVAAACGVSVGSIYNYFDSKAELEGATIESIWYEIFQCKGSEVFKDTQDYIRWMYNQMEYGCQQYPGFFTFHSLSFMYEDKSSAKWRMQRVWQYIIDRLCCVLKQDKRIRIDAFTKQFTVEKFADVLFSLILSNLLKKDYNPATVLEIINRTIY, from the coding sequence ATGAATACAGTTGTTACATCAAAAGAGGATATTTTGAAAGCTAGCCGAGAATTAATTAGGAAACAAGTATGTTCTGTTATTAATATTCGTTCTGTTGCGGCGGCTTGTGGAGTGTCAGTAGGGTCTATTTACAATTATTTTGATTCTAAAGCTGAGCTTGAAGGGGCTACTATAGAAAGTATATGGTATGAAATTTTTCAATGTAAGGGTAGTGAAGTATTTAAGGATACGCAAGATTATATTAGATGGATGTATAATCAGATGGAGTATGGATGTCAACAATATCCCGGATTTTTTACGTTTCACTCTTTGAGTTTTATGTATGAAGATAAATCTAGTGCTAAATGGAGAATGCAAAGAGTTTGGCAATATATTATAGATAGGCTGTGTTGTGTTTTGAAACAGGATAAGAGAATCAGGATTGATGCTTTTACGAAGCAGTTTACTGTTGAAAAATTTGCAGATGTATTATTTTCTCTTATACTATCTAATTTGTTAAAGAAGGATTATAATCCAGCTACTGTACTGGAAATAATTAATAGGACTATTTATTAA
- a CDS encoding PTS sugar transporter subunit IIA, whose protein sequence is MDLLDKKNVRILDGASNWKEAIRMSVIPLEEDGCVEPRYKEAIISEIEKLGTYIIIAPYIALPHARPEYGVLKSQIAITLFRNEVKFDKEDIVARLFLTLAATDSSSHLNALMKISEILQNKEKVEKILKSSDTEELYSYFN, encoded by the coding sequence ATGGATTTGCTAGATAAAAAAAATGTAAGAATTCTAGATGGAGCTAGCAATTGGAAAGAAGCTATCAGGATGTCGGTGATTCCGCTTGAAGAAGATGGATGCGTAGAACCGAGATATAAAGAAGCTATTATTTCAGAAATTGAGAAGCTTGGAACTTATATCATTATAGCACCGTACATTGCTTTGCCACACGCAAGACCAGAGTATGGGGTATTGAAAAGCCAAATTGCAATTACTCTATTTAGGAATGAAGTAAAATTTGATAAAGAAGATATCGTAGCACGATTATTTTTGACATTGGCAGCAACTGATTCTAGCAGTCATCTGAATGCACTAATGAAAATTTCTGAGATTCTACAGAATAAGGAAAAAGTTGAGAAAATCTTAAAATCAAGTGATACAGAAGAGTTATATAGTTATTTTAATTAG
- a CDS encoding beta-glucoside-specific PTS transporter subunit IIABC, whose product MDYKKLAYDLLSLLGGKDNISKLTHCATRLRFEFYDRDKVDVNAIEKTNGVISVVEKGGQFQVVVGNDVPITYRALINEIGGVVGSDDKSEPKHKNSIINNIVSTISTTFTPVIPALIGCGMIKAVLSILVLLGLNDQTPTYQLMNFISDAAFYFMPVLLAYGASVKFACNPVLSMTLACALLHPTWNSMVSSGEAINFFNIPVKLVEYSYSVIPIILSIWILSYVERFAEKYTPSIIKFFFKPLIILFVSVPIALIIVGPFGAFLNTVIESVANTINSYANWLLPMLMGDLQPFLILTGTAWAMTPIATVQISSLGYEIVNGPGMLASNIAQGAATLAVAVKSKNSQLCQIAFSSGFTAVMGITEPALYGVNLKLKKPLIVSMIGGAIGGVYAGLSGLVRYAFVSPGIAGLPAFIEENPMNIVHAIITCLISLISAFVATCIMGFGDVEKNQYSKSHDTIEMYNKEIRYDYQAEVFSSITGEIICLSNVPDAVFSQKVMGNGIAIKPSKGKIYAPFDGEIASLFETKHAIGLISDTGIELLIYVGIDTVNLGGKFYEAHMKVGDKIKYGDLILIFDKQQIEDAGFDVITPIIITNTDKFSSIDLMENQIVSHGDKIIGVKNRE is encoded by the coding sequence GTGGATTATAAAAAACTTGCTTACGATCTTTTGTCACTTTTAGGCGGAAAGGATAATATAAGTAAACTTACGCATTGCGCAACAAGATTACGATTTGAATTTTATGATCGCGATAAGGTTGATGTAAATGCTATTGAAAAAACAAATGGAGTTATTAGTGTAGTAGAAAAAGGTGGGCAATTTCAAGTAGTAGTAGGAAATGATGTTCCAATTACTTATCGTGCTTTGATTAATGAAATAGGGGGAGTTGTTGGCAGTGATGATAAAAGTGAGCCAAAACATAAAAATTCTATAATTAATAATATTGTTAGTACTATTTCAACTACTTTTACACCTGTAATTCCTGCACTTATTGGTTGCGGTATGATTAAGGCTGTATTGTCAATTTTAGTTTTATTAGGACTGAATGATCAGACTCCGACATATCAGTTGATGAATTTTATTTCAGATGCAGCTTTTTATTTTATGCCTGTTTTGCTTGCTTATGGTGCATCAGTAAAATTTGCTTGCAATCCTGTTTTGTCAATGACTCTTGCTTGTGCTTTATTGCATCCAACTTGGAATAGTATGGTCTCATCAGGTGAGGCTATTAATTTTTTCAATATCCCAGTTAAACTTGTAGAGTATTCATATTCTGTAATTCCGATTATACTCAGTATATGGATCCTTTCATATGTAGAACGTTTTGCAGAGAAGTATACGCCATCTATTATTAAATTTTTCTTTAAACCACTTATTATTTTGTTTGTATCTGTGCCGATTGCACTTATTATAGTTGGTCCATTTGGAGCATTTTTAAATACTGTTATTGAAAGCGTAGCAAATACTATAAATTCTTACGCGAATTGGTTATTGCCTATGTTAATGGGAGACCTTCAACCATTTTTAATATTGACAGGTACAGCTTGGGCAATGACTCCAATTGCAACTGTTCAAATTTCATCTCTCGGATATGAAATTGTAAATGGACCAGGTATGTTGGCATCTAATATTGCACAAGGTGCTGCAACTCTTGCGGTTGCTGTAAAGTCTAAAAATAGTCAACTTTGTCAGATAGCATTTTCTTCTGGATTTACCGCAGTAATGGGAATTACGGAACCTGCTCTTTATGGTGTTAATTTGAAACTTAAAAAGCCTCTTATTGTTTCCATGATAGGTGGTGCAATAGGTGGTGTATATGCTGGTTTATCTGGACTTGTAAGATATGCATTTGTATCTCCAGGAATTGCTGGATTACCTGCGTTTATTGAAGAGAATCCAATGAATATAGTTCATGCAATAATTACTTGCTTAATTTCTCTTATTTCTGCATTTGTGGCAACATGTATTATGGGATTTGGAGATGTGGAAAAGAATCAATATTCTAAGTCTCATGATACTATAGAAATGTATAATAAAGAAATTAGATATGATTATCAAGCTGAAGTTTTTTCTTCAATTACAGGAGAAATTATTTGTTTATCAAATGTTCCTGATGCAGTATTTTCACAAAAAGTTATGGGGAACGGAATTGCAATAAAGCCAAGTAAAGGTAAAATTTATGCACCATTTGATGGTGAGATTGCATCCTTGTTTGAAACAAAACATGCTATTGGATTAATATCTGATACGGGAATAGAACTTCTAATATATGTTGGCATTGATACTGTGAATTTGGGTGGTAAATTTTATGAAGCACATATGAAAGTTGGAGATAAAATTAAATATGGAGATTTAATATTAATATTTGATAAGCAACAAATTGAAGATGCTGGATTTGATGTTATAACGCCTATTATAATTACAAATACAGATAAGTTTTCTAGTATTGACCTGATGGAAAATCAAATTGTAAGTCACGGAGATAAAATTATAGGCGTGAAGAATAGGGAGTGA
- a CDS encoding PTS sugar transporter subunit IIB, with translation MAEIKKILCVCGSGLGSSFLMEMNAKKALNNLGITDVEVDHTTIGDITSGSADLFICGSDLLSNAEKFGRAIGMNNIVSMDEMTERLKEAFGL, from the coding sequence ATGGCAGAAATTAAAAAAATATTATGTGTTTGTGGTTCAGGTCTTGGATCATCTTTTCTAATGGAAATGAATGCAAAGAAAGCTTTAAATAATCTTGGAATTACAGATGTAGAAGTTGATCATACTACAATTGGTGACATTACTTCAGGATCAGCTGATTTGTTTATTTGTGGATCTGATTTACTTTCCAATGCAGAAAAATTTGGAAGAGCAATCGGAATGAATAATATAGTTTCCATGGATGAAATGACAGAAAGATTAAAAGAAGCTTTTGGATTATAA
- a CDS encoding DUF5780 domain-containing protein yields the protein MLIKLLIMMFIVAGIGVSTVSCGSNNNTNSTSNVMNNQDSTNVEDKVSEPKKEDKKDMTSAELDEALNNQPVKIIRTEYISQEDQFLRPDLLSAVFQNDSGVDIKNAVLGYVAWDSNNLPVKIQSQYDFTDGEYFKKVNYSDVNLVNGASYGENGGLSIGNDNIAKFKAIVVSYTDFDGNIWDNPLLEEFQKLYEDKKLAE from the coding sequence ATGTTAATAAAATTATTAATAATGATGTTTATTGTAGCTGGAATTGGTGTTTCAACTGTTTCTTGCGGTTCAAATAATAATACTAATAGTACAAGCAATGTAATGAATAATCAAGATTCAACTAATGTAGAGGATAAAGTATCTGAACCTAAGAAAGAAGATAAAAAGGATATGACTTCAGCAGAGCTAGATGAGGCATTGAATAATCAACCTGTGAAAATTATAAGAACTGAGTATATTTCTCAAGAGGATCAATTTTTACGTCCTGATCTTTTGTCCGCAGTTTTTCAGAATGATAGTGGTGTTGATATAAAAAATGCTGTATTAGGATATGTAGCATGGGATAGTAATAATCTTCCGGTTAAAATACAAAGTCAATACGATTTTACCGATGGAGAGTATTTTAAGAAAGTAAATTATAGTGATGTTAATTTAGTTAATGGAGCATCTTATGGTGAAAATGGAGGTTTGTCTATAGGTAATGATAATATCGCAAAATTTAAAGCGATAGTAGTTTCCTATACTGATTTTGATGGAAATATATGGGACAATCCTTTGTTAGAAGAATTTCAAAAATTATATGAAGATAAGAAATTAGCTGAATAG
- a CDS encoding DUF2871 domain-containing protein — MKRYINMAILYSILAMVGGVFYREFTKFNVYTEKTVLSVIHTHYFFLGMAFFLLLLLLEKSFSFTNAKTVRILTVYHIGLNLTVAMFVVRGIIQVFSYVLSAGINAAISGIAGIGHILLGVSIVLLLLQIRDSVLRVQA; from the coding sequence ATGAAACGTTATATAAATATGGCTATACTATATTCTATTCTTGCGATGGTTGGTGGTGTATTTTATCGAGAGTTTACTAAATTCAATGTATATACTGAAAAAACTGTTCTTTCGGTCATTCATACTCATTATTTCTTTTTAGGTATGGCATTCTTCTTATTGTTACTCTTGTTAGAAAAGAGTTTTTCTTTTACTAATGCAAAGACTGTGCGTATATTAACTGTTTATCATATTGGATTAAATTTGACTGTTGCGATGTTTGTTGTGCGAGGAATCATTCAAGTTTTTTCGTATGTTCTTTCTGCTGGAATAAATGCAGCAATTTCTGGAATTGCTGGAATTGGTCATATTTTATTAGGTGTTAGTATAGTTCTCCTGTTATTGCAAATTAGAGATAGTGTTTTGAGAGTACAGGCTTGA
- a CDS encoding PRD domain-containing protein, producing MIVEKILNNNLILTIDENGIEQIVMGKGLRFINQVGKELRQEQIQKVYILKDENITKQYIRLLRDIPSSSAEIIEEALQIAYESFPDTLSDQLFVTLFDHLVYALERYEKNIFLPNRLLWEVKRFYPNEYVVGEKIRKFLNKQLNINLPEEESGNIAFHIVNARMQDFNIKKTLCTVNLLKDICGIIQFSFGKQINEDSIHYSRFLTHIQFFIQRVLDNKMLDGQHVNILKAVIDENLAAYSCAKRVASYIQKNLNIETSQEELMYLTLHIERIMR from the coding sequence TTGATTGTAGAGAAGATTCTAAATAACAATTTGATTTTAACGATAGATGAAAATGGAATTGAACAAATTGTTATGGGCAAGGGACTCAGATTTATAAATCAAGTTGGTAAAGAGTTAAGACAAGAACAAATTCAAAAGGTTTACATATTGAAGGATGAAAATATAACAAAGCAATATATACGTTTGTTAAGAGATATTCCAAGTTCCTCAGCTGAAATAATTGAAGAAGCTTTACAAATTGCCTATGAATCCTTTCCTGATACTTTAAGTGATCAATTATTCGTGACTTTATTTGATCATTTAGTGTATGCTCTAGAGAGATACGAAAAAAATATATTCTTGCCTAATAGGTTACTTTGGGAAGTGAAAAGATTTTATCCTAATGAATATGTCGTAGGAGAGAAAATTCGAAAATTTTTGAATAAGCAATTAAATATTAATTTACCTGAAGAAGAGAGTGGTAACATTGCTTTTCATATTGTTAATGCTCGTATGCAAGATTTTAATATTAAAAAAACTTTGTGTACGGTAAATTTATTAAAAGATATATGTGGGATTATTCAGTTTTCCTTTGGGAAGCAAATAAATGAAGATTCCATACATTACTCTAGATTTTTAACACATATACAATTTTTCATACAACGTGTTTTGGATAATAAAATGTTAGATGGTCAACATGTAAATATTTTGAAAGCAGTTATAGATGAAAATTTAGCAGCTTATAGTTGTGCAAAGAGGGTAGCAAGTTATATACAGAAAAATTTAAATATTGAAACATCACAGGAAGAACTCATGTATCTCACACTGCACATTGAACGGATAATGCGATAA
- a CDS encoding BglG family transcription antiterminator: MAVCNLSERCKKIIQVLLRENDYVSLKKIADITGVSRRSIYYDLCNINEWLDEQGIKELRVERGKGILLSQEDKLKIKESLGKKSSEDYHVFLHSERVKINICYIIYSKDPVYINHIMDACKVSRNTVFGDMRIVIQKLREYDLDLKYEAKKGYEVCGDAVRKCALFFLYFNTLRPLFDNGTLKFFDRDEIHKHYERLNSLKSELKVEYMEGDLLSLAALMPVMRNCREKLYFAGLKKDEIFRSREFQLVEKYFYELEEEEKVYLSLHLLGSRVSVVTDKFFEDRADQSVYGITKSLVTEFERTACVNFENKEELERALFVHIKTSMYRYKYGIQIGNPLRDDIVREYPNLFDITKKVSQYLEQMIGLPIPDSEVAYLSLHFGAYLKVSKCQGNKLRILIVCVNGTSTGNMIKREVVKLISDVEIVGVVSAVDIINAQNICDLIISTVNIKSIVPVIVVNPILMDEDKDYILNHYMVNGIQKNKIYNILFDTIKKYVDHSQHDNLKKDIIHCLQGQSKSLDIALLEKENGILECLTLSKIAVIQDSFMWQDSIYIAGKYLVESGSIEKRYLDVMISQTMYYGPYMFITDRVMLAHAKPEDGVNRMDISMTIFKNPIFFKEGKRAEIIFVLATVDHERHLKILNDVFKIAENSENIRRIVNASTEIGVFEILNEIL, translated from the coding sequence ATGGCAGTGTGTAACCTTAGTGAACGGTGTAAGAAAATTATACAAGTTCTTTTGAGGGAGAATGATTATGTTTCACTTAAGAAAATTGCAGATATAACGGGAGTGTCTAGAAGGAGTATTTATTATGATTTGTGCAATATTAATGAATGGCTAGACGAACAAGGAATAAAAGAACTTAGAGTTGAGCGAGGAAAGGGAATTTTACTTTCTCAAGAGGACAAGTTAAAAATTAAAGAATCTCTGGGGAAGAAAAGTTCAGAAGATTATCATGTGTTCTTGCATTCAGAAAGAGTTAAAATTAATATTTGTTATATTATATATAGCAAGGATCCTGTATATATAAATCATATTATGGATGCATGTAAAGTTAGTCGGAATACTGTATTTGGTGATATGAGGATTGTTATCCAAAAGCTTCGTGAATACGATTTAGATTTAAAATATGAAGCTAAGAAAGGATATGAAGTATGTGGAGATGCTGTTAGAAAATGTGCTTTATTTTTTTTATACTTCAATACCTTGAGGCCTTTATTTGATAATGGAACTCTTAAATTTTTCGATAGAGATGAGATACATAAACATTATGAGCGTTTGAATTCATTGAAGAGTGAATTGAAAGTTGAATATATGGAAGGAGACTTATTATCTTTGGCAGCTTTGATGCCTGTTATGCGTAATTGCAGAGAGAAATTATATTTTGCTGGATTAAAGAAGGATGAAATTTTTCGATCTAGAGAATTCCAACTGGTTGAAAAATATTTTTATGAGTTAGAGGAGGAGGAAAAAGTATATTTGAGTCTTCATTTACTCGGATCACGTGTATCGGTAGTAACAGATAAGTTTTTTGAAGATAGAGCCGATCAATCAGTATATGGAATTACAAAATCTCTTGTAACAGAATTTGAAAGGACTGCGTGTGTTAATTTTGAAAATAAGGAGGAGCTAGAGCGGGCATTATTTGTTCATATTAAAACATCTATGTATCGTTATAAATATGGAATACAAATTGGAAATCCATTGAGAGATGATATTGTTAGAGAGTATCCGAATTTGTTTGATATTACAAAAAAGGTATCCCAATATTTAGAACAAATGATTGGTTTACCAATACCAGATAGTGAAGTAGCTTATCTTTCATTACATTTTGGTGCATATTTAAAGGTTTCTAAATGTCAAGGGAACAAGCTCCGTATATTAATTGTGTGTGTTAATGGAACTTCAACGGGGAATATGATAAAGCGTGAAGTAGTTAAATTGATTTCAGATGTAGAAATTGTTGGTGTTGTATCGGCTGTAGATATAATTAACGCACAAAATATTTGTGATCTCATAATTTCGACGGTGAACATTAAAAGTATAGTTCCAGTTATCGTAGTTAATCCTATACTTATGGATGAAGATAAAGATTATATATTGAATCATTATATGGTGAATGGAATACAGAAGAATAAAATCTACAATATATTATTTGATACAATAAAAAAGTATGTAGATCATTCACAGCATGATAATTTAAAGAAAGATATTATTCATTGTTTACAAGGTCAGTCAAAAAGTCTTGATATTGCTTTATTAGAAAAGGAAAATGGAATACTGGAATGTCTAACTTTATCAAAGATAGCAGTAATTCAAGATAGTTTTATGTGGCAAGATAGCATTTATATTGCAGGCAAATATCTTGTTGAAAGTGGAAGTATAGAAAAAAGATATTTAGACGTTATGATTTCCCAAACAATGTACTATGGACCTTATATGTTTATAACTGATAGAGTTATGCTTGCACATGCAAAGCCTGAAGATGGGGTAAATAGGATGGATATTTCTATGACTATATTTAAAAACCCAATTTTCTTTAAAGAAGGGAAACGAGCTGAGATTATATTTGTTTTGGCTACAGTAGATCATGAAAGACATTTAAAAATTCTGAATGATGTTTTTAAAATTGCTGAGAATTCAGAAAATATTAGAAGGATTGTTAATGCTAGTACGGAAATAGGAGTCTTTGAAATTTTGAATGAAATATTATAG
- a CDS encoding GNAT family N-acetyltransferase: MKLVVKYFDDLTTKELYELLKARISIFVLEQNRVYQDLDDKDYHSLHVFFEDNGEVVACLRAFLKEDNVVQIGRVLTLYHGNGLGGKLLKEGIAQIQNKMNPKKIYIEAQCYATGFYEREGFKICSEEFLKDGIPHVAMDLKL; this comes from the coding sequence ATGAAACTTGTTGTAAAGTATTTTGATGATTTGACAACTAAGGAGCTATATGAACTTTTGAAAGCAAGAATATCAATTTTTGTGTTAGAACAAAATCGTGTGTATCAAGATTTAGACGATAAAGATTATCATAGTCTTCATGTATTTTTTGAAGATAATGGAGAAGTAGTTGCATGTCTTAGAGCTTTTTTGAAGGAAGATAACGTTGTACAGATAGGAAGAGTATTAACACTTTATCATGGTAATGGACTTGGAGGTAAACTTTTGAAAGAGGGTATTGCACAAATTCAGAATAAGATGAATCCTAAGAAAATTTATATTGAAGCACAATGCTATGCAACAGGATTTTATGAACGCGAAGGATTTAAGATTTGTTCTGAGGAGTTTCTAAAAGATGGGATTCCCCACGTCGCAATGGATTTGAAATTATAA